One genomic window of Polyangiaceae bacterium includes the following:
- the tssI gene encoding type VI secretion system tip protein VgrG, which translates to MNIASSTEHPISIRAMALGSDPRPVVKLSGVEEASRPFCFVAHVVVDEPSSLVARLLGRPITLTLRASAGHERRIHGIVERASVGTYLAGHIAGHEAVLELVIVPHVALLGQRTLSRVFQDMTMPAAASAVLAEHHIAHRWDVARKYPPREYCVQYHESDLAFVARLAAEAGVHYHFIDVGEATMLVFCDAAALLSPVPNVRELHARPHEDEAGSTAGDRPLREDQVAGFHVSRRVAPASVLMRDYDFERPLLDLRGASAPLTAPIDHELAPVPSTPTPGLSFYEHHGEYQESDVDGTNATLILEQLRRDVEVGEGDTGCRLLAPGHLLEIHEHPIAGLNETYVVTRVEHSYTQTRYQARFQAVPRRQPYRPALPERRIVQALESATVTGPVGQEIHTDEHGRVRVRFHWDLRRGLEDRTSCFVRVVQPWAGVGWGSQFIPRIGMEVLVSFLGGDPDRPVVLGSLVNATHPHPFALPSATRSGIRTSSTPHATGYNELSFEDTAGAEELFLRAERDLRENVQNDRITDVSRDRHTRVGRDDYTTVEGLESTRIRGNENRVIEGDLSVSVSGSSTLYVAGRRNTIVEGDHAIVSTGSVAVDAGGDVRIASDGLLAFSVEHGEITTDVDGSARTSATREVLIRGEERVRIKSGDTEILLTPDGITLRAKEIRIEAQEKLDLTGKGPALSLGDEAELVAKKVRIYGEKSALELDSNAKIWGDKLELQPPSSPAPERDEETNEPKTKPISIRFLDENHEPYDGRSYQLVAGGQRFRGELDDDGVLKADVPEEAETADVMIWIDTFPEGRKRRYSFQIGEIPGANTPRGAKQRLKSLGYYSGQVNDIADEALRRAVKWFQDDYELETRTGELDASTVGELEKLYGQ; encoded by the coding sequence GTGAACATCGCGTCATCCACCGAGCACCCCATTTCAATCCGAGCCATGGCGCTCGGGTCGGATCCGCGCCCCGTCGTGAAGCTCTCCGGCGTCGAGGAAGCGTCCCGCCCATTTTGTTTTGTCGCCCACGTCGTCGTCGACGAACCCTCCTCCCTCGTCGCTCGCCTGCTCGGCAGGCCCATCACGCTCACGCTGCGCGCCTCCGCGGGCCACGAACGCCGCATCCACGGCATCGTCGAGCGTGCATCGGTCGGCACGTACCTCGCGGGTCACATCGCGGGCCACGAAGCCGTCCTCGAGCTCGTCATTGTCCCGCACGTCGCGCTCCTCGGACAGCGCACGCTGAGCCGCGTTTTCCAGGACATGACCATGCCCGCCGCTGCATCGGCCGTCCTTGCCGAGCACCATATCGCGCACCGCTGGGACGTCGCGCGCAAATACCCACCGCGCGAGTATTGCGTACAGTACCACGAATCCGATCTTGCGTTCGTCGCGCGGCTCGCCGCCGAGGCGGGCGTGCATTACCACTTCATCGACGTGGGCGAGGCGACCATGCTCGTCTTCTGCGACGCCGCAGCCCTGCTCTCGCCCGTGCCGAACGTGCGCGAGCTTCATGCGCGGCCACACGAAGACGAAGCGGGGAGCACGGCCGGCGATCGCCCGTTGCGCGAGGATCAAGTGGCCGGCTTCCACGTCAGCCGCCGCGTGGCACCGGCGTCGGTCCTCATGCGCGATTACGACTTCGAACGGCCGCTGCTCGACCTCCGGGGCGCCAGCGCGCCGCTCACGGCCCCGATCGACCACGAGCTCGCGCCCGTCCCCTCGACACCCACGCCCGGTTTGTCCTTTTACGAACACCACGGCGAATACCAAGAGAGCGACGTCGACGGCACCAACGCGACCCTCATACTCGAGCAGCTCCGGCGTGACGTCGAGGTCGGCGAGGGCGACACGGGTTGTCGTCTGCTCGCGCCGGGTCATCTCCTGGAAATTCACGAGCACCCGATCGCCGGGCTCAACGAAACGTACGTCGTGACGCGCGTCGAGCATTCCTACACGCAGACGCGTTACCAGGCTCGTTTCCAGGCCGTTCCGCGGCGCCAGCCGTATCGACCCGCGCTGCCGGAGCGGCGCATCGTGCAGGCGCTCGAGAGCGCGACGGTGACGGGACCCGTGGGGCAGGAGATCCACACGGACGAACATGGTCGCGTGCGTGTGCGGTTTCACTGGGACCTCCGACGCGGTTTGGAGGACCGAACGAGCTGCTTCGTGCGCGTCGTGCAACCGTGGGCCGGCGTCGGCTGGGGCTCGCAATTCATCCCGCGCATCGGCATGGAGGTGCTCGTGTCGTTCCTCGGCGGCGACCCCGATCGCCCCGTCGTCCTCGGCTCGCTCGTGAACGCGACGCACCCGCACCCGTTCGCGCTGCCGAGCGCCACGCGATCGGGCATCCGCACGTCGAGCACGCCACACGCCACGGGCTACAACGAGCTGTCGTTCGAGGATACCGCGGGCGCCGAAGAGCTCTTCTTGCGCGCCGAGCGCGATTTGCGCGAAAACGTGCAGAACGACCGCATCACGGACGTCTCGCGCGACCGGCACACGCGCGTGGGACGCGACGATTACACCACCGTCGAAGGGCTCGAGAGCACGCGCATTCGGGGCAATGAAAACCGCGTCATCGAGGGCGACTTGTCCGTCAGTGTAAGCGGGAGCTCGACCCTGTACGTAGCGGGAAGACGCAATACCATCGTGGAAGGAGATCATGCGATCGTCTCCACAGGCTCGGTCGCGGTCGACGCGGGCGGCGACGTGCGTATCGCGAGCGATGGCTTGCTCGCCTTCAGCGTCGAGCACGGCGAGATCACGACCGACGTGGACGGCTCGGCGCGGACTTCGGCGACGCGCGAGGTGCTGATCCGCGGCGAGGAGCGCGTGCGCATCAAGTCCGGGGACACCGAGATCCTGCTCACGCCCGACGGCATCACGCTTCGCGCGAAGGAGATCCGCATCGAGGCGCAGGAGAAGCTCGACCTCACCGGGAAGGGCCCCGCGCTGTCGCTCGGCGACGAGGCCGAGCTCGTCGCGAAGAAGGTGCGCATATATGGCGAAAAGAGCGCCCTCGAGCTCGATTCGAACGCCAAGATCTGGGGAGACAAACTCGAGCTTCAGCCGCCTTCGTCGCCCGCGCCCGAGCGTGACGAGGAAACGAACGAGCCCAAGACGAAACCGATTTCCATACGTTTCCTCGACGAAAACCACGAGCCCTACGACGGTCGTAGCTACCAGCTCGTCGCTGGGGGACAACGTTTCCGCGGCGAGCTCGACGACGATGGCGTTTTGAAGGCGGACGTGCCCGAGGAGGCGGAAACGGCCGACGTGATGATTTGGATCGATACGTTCCCCGAGGGGCGGAAGCGTCGGTATTCATTTCAAATTGGCGAAATCCCCGGGGCGAATACGCCACGCGGTGCAAAACAGCGGCTAAAGAGCCTTGGCTATTATTCCGGGCAGGTGAATGATATCGCCGACGAGGCCCTGCGGCGCGCGGTAAAATGGTTCCAGGACGATTACGAGCTCGAGACGAGGACCGGCGAGCTCGACGCATCGACGGTCGGCGAGCTCGAGAAGCTCTACGGTCAATGA
- a CDS encoding DUF4280 domain-containing protein — MPKLVVNGAKLKCGEGMAPSTLTILPSNKADATDLPVATKLDNKAMVNIAPFGMCKTQANPQVATATSNAGGTLTPQPCVPIIPAQWSDGSDGVTLKGVNVLTDSSTCTCQWGGKIEITDPGNPVEVE; from the coding sequence ATGCCGAAGCTCGTCGTGAATGGTGCGAAGCTCAAATGCGGCGAGGGGATGGCGCCATCGACGTTGACGATTTTGCCGTCGAATAAGGCTGACGCGACCGACCTGCCCGTCGCGACGAAGCTCGATAACAAAGCCATGGTGAACATCGCGCCGTTCGGGATGTGCAAGACACAGGCGAACCCGCAAGTGGCGACCGCGACCTCGAATGCGGGCGGCACGCTGACGCCCCAACCCTGCGTGCCCATCATTCCCGCGCAATGGTCGGACGGCTCGGACGGGGTAACCCTGAAAGGGGTGAACGTGCTCACGGACTCGTCGACGTGCACGTGCCAATGGGGAGGCAAAATCGAAATCACGGATCCCGGCAATCCAGTCGAGGTCGAGTGA
- a CDS encoding TlpA family protein disulfide reductase, producing MFQRALGSAFVALVVVACGGTTPGANSPGGATAPDFTLATLDGKQARLSDYKGSVVLIDFWSTTCDPCMIEMPHLVEMYKKNKDRGFVVLAVSADGPESRAQVSSVVRSKEMVFPVLLDEETVVTARYNPKRELPFTVLVGKDGSIIHKRGGYTSGDEKTLAAEVEKALAN from the coding sequence ATGTTTCAGCGAGCTCTGGGTTCTGCATTCGTCGCGCTCGTCGTCGTTGCGTGTGGTGGCACGACGCCGGGGGCAAACTCGCCGGGCGGAGCAACGGCGCCCGACTTCACGCTCGCAACGCTCGACGGCAAACAAGCGCGTTTGTCCGACTACAAGGGCAGCGTCGTGCTCATCGACTTCTGGTCGACGACGTGTGACCCGTGCATGATCGAGATGCCGCACCTCGTCGAGATGTACAAGAAGAACAAGGACCGAGGGTTTGTCGTGCTCGCGGTTTCGGCGGACGGACCAGAATCTCGTGCGCAAGTGAGCAGCGTCGTGCGGTCCAAAGAGATGGTCTTCCCCGTGCTGCTCGATGAAGAAACGGTCGTGACTGCGCGATACAATCCCAAGCGCGAGCTTCCCTTCACGGTGCTCGTGGGCAAAGACGGGTCGATCATTCACAAGCGTGGTGGCTACACGTCGGGCGACGAAAAAACGCTCGCTGCAGAAGTGGAAAAAGCGCTCGCCAACTGA
- a CDS encoding TlpA family protein disulfide reductase — translation MKPIQLADFYNPTGEAVFPEGSPYGAGTPKPKALLIVVSAVWCGPCNYEADEVLPGLYKKYQPQGGEFFLVLGDGPTPGVPAEAKNLYLWDKKYAVDYPSAIDPSSKLAALFEADAYPANLIIRTKDMKIIDVTSGAPPVGSTFWKTYEKVLAGTL, via the coding sequence ATGAAGCCCATCCAGCTCGCCGACTTCTACAATCCAACCGGCGAAGCAGTCTTTCCCGAGGGCTCTCCTTACGGCGCAGGAACGCCCAAGCCCAAAGCCCTCTTGATCGTCGTGTCGGCCGTCTGGTGCGGACCCTGCAACTACGAAGCAGACGAAGTCCTACCGGGCCTCTACAAAAAGTACCAACCGCAAGGCGGTGAGTTTTTCCTGGTACTCGGTGACGGCCCGACCCCAGGCGTCCCCGCCGAGGCCAAGAACCTCTATCTCTGGGACAAGAAGTACGCCGTCGACTATCCGTCGGCGATCGATCCTTCCTCGAAGCTTGCCGCCCTCTTCGAAGCCGATGCCTACCCGGCAAACCTGATCATCCGCACGAAGGACATGAAGATCATCGACGTCACCTCCGGCGCTCCCCCCGTCGGATCGACGTTCTGGAAGACGTACGAGAAGGTCCTCGCCGGCACGCTCTAA
- a CDS encoding Mrp/NBP35 family ATP-binding protein — MAISVEAARTAAGNVLDPELQRSLADAGMLGDVRVDGDAVSLSITLITPACSWKGRLQDDVTAALRKAGASSVDISWDVSIPERNILPDDPCPGVRNIVLVMSGKGGVGKSTVATNLTLALSRLGCRVGLLDADMYGPSIPTMLGVMGRPTSLDGKRFTPLERFGVKLMSIGFLLEDARSAVVWRGPMIQSALMQFMNDVDWGTLDYLILDLPPGTGDIALTISQKLRTTGAVIVTTPQEVALQDVYKSVSMAQKVGIPILGVVENESYFVCDGCDKRHTLFGSGGGQKIADFAGAPLIGQIPLDPSVREWGDAGTPVVQAAPDSTVGRAFIDVAQELAAKVSVHNLSRGGSLRIDRSGGQQRFLPIVR, encoded by the coding sequence ATGGCCATTTCTGTTGAAGCCGCCAGGACGGCGGCCGGGAACGTTTTGGATCCCGAGCTTCAGCGTTCGCTTGCCGATGCGGGCATGCTTGGGGATGTCCGCGTCGATGGCGACGCCGTTTCACTGAGCATCACGCTCATCACGCCAGCTTGTTCATGGAAGGGGCGCCTTCAGGACGACGTCACCGCGGCGCTCCGCAAAGCGGGCGCGTCGAGCGTCGACATTTCGTGGGACGTGAGCATTCCCGAGCGGAACATCCTTCCCGACGACCCCTGCCCTGGCGTGCGCAACATCGTGCTCGTGATGAGCGGCAAGGGTGGCGTTGGAAAGAGTACGGTCGCGACAAACCTGACGCTCGCGCTGAGCCGTCTTGGATGTCGTGTCGGGCTGCTCGATGCCGACATGTACGGGCCGAGTATTCCCACGATGCTCGGCGTGATGGGTCGTCCGACCTCGCTCGATGGCAAGAGGTTCACGCCGCTCGAACGGTTTGGGGTCAAACTGATGTCGATCGGCTTCTTGCTCGAGGATGCGAGGAGTGCCGTGGTTTGGCGTGGCCCGATGATTCAGAGCGCGCTCATGCAGTTCATGAACGACGTCGATTGGGGCACGCTCGATTATTTGATCCTGGATCTGCCTCCGGGAACGGGTGACATCGCGCTGACGATTTCGCAGAAGTTGCGGACGACCGGAGCGGTCATCGTGACGACGCCGCAGGAAGTGGCGCTGCAGGATGTCTACAAGTCCGTGTCGATGGCGCAGAAGGTGGGCATTCCCATTTTGGGCGTCGTGGAAAACGAGAGTTATTTCGTGTGCGATGGCTGTGACAAACGGCACACGCTCTTCGGTTCGGGAGGTGGTCAGAAGATTGCCGACTTTGCAGGAGCGCCGCTCATTGGGCAAATTCCGCTGGATCCGTCCGTTCGCGAATGGGGCGATGCGGGTACGCCGGTGGTTCAAGCAGCTCCCGACAGCACGGTTGGCCGTGCGTTCATCGATGTTGCGCAAGAGCTAGCCGCCAAAGTCAGCGTGCACAACCTTTCGCGCGGCGGCTCGCTTCGAATCGACCGGAGCGGCGGGCAGCAACGATTTTTGCCCATCGTGCGCTAG
- a CDS encoding 30S ribosomal protein S1: protein MNTDEQNTNDQAETEAPGNAQLSGNAPEQIAKSSDEDWDEQPGDDIGNRLPGAAPRQAPRPQAAAGGDAKKRKRNKKRKGPPGAQGQTEAPQGDVEAAADAGEGEGEGESTDDAAQGEQQPEAQGPAQGKRRDKHRDKQHAAAQRERPAFSVGEEVFGKVCKVTDQVIWVDIAGKAIGLFNRDELPEEEGIPTDGDQFIATVASTGVRGGMLMLCRGTPRPLDELKQQLEAAAKSEDVVFGFVTGTVKGGLEVDLGGLRAFAPASHVDLRHGADLSHLVGQRLDFLITQYAKKGRDIVVSRKKMLDEDARQARTSALSKVTPGSVHKGIVRKVVAWGVFVALPDAGGVEGLIHMTEASHDRSAKLTDLFRPGVEIDVKVLKIDDKGKLWLSHKATTADPWDAVKEKYAVGTRHKGKVARLQPFGAFIELEPGIDGLCHTADIAFKAVEHPSEVVKVGDEIDVVVSSCDAGAHKIGLHPALPAGEDEPRQRVQQYKSVKVAVVQITESGLAVRILGVTGRAARGFIPAGHTGTARGTDLRKEFPPNTKLDAKVLEIDPRRGEAKLSIRALKEDAEKQAYQAYRSGVAREAKFGTFADLMKKNQN from the coding sequence ATGAACACGGACGAACAAAACACCAACGATCAGGCTGAGACTGAGGCCCCTGGCAACGCTCAGCTTTCTGGCAACGCGCCGGAGCAGATCGCCAAATCGAGCGACGAAGATTGGGACGAACAGCCGGGAGACGACATCGGCAATCGCCTTCCAGGCGCCGCGCCACGTCAAGCTCCGCGACCACAGGCTGCCGCCGGTGGTGACGCGAAGAAGCGCAAGCGCAACAAGAAGCGCAAGGGGCCGCCTGGTGCGCAGGGACAAACCGAAGCGCCGCAAGGTGACGTCGAAGCTGCCGCTGACGCAGGCGAAGGCGAAGGCGAGGGCGAATCGACCGACGACGCTGCTCAGGGTGAACAGCAACCCGAGGCGCAAGGTCCCGCGCAAGGCAAACGTCGCGACAAGCACCGCGACAAACAGCACGCCGCTGCGCAGCGAGAACGCCCGGCCTTCAGCGTAGGCGAAGAAGTCTTCGGCAAAGTCTGCAAGGTGACCGATCAGGTCATCTGGGTCGACATCGCGGGCAAGGCCATCGGTCTGTTCAACCGCGACGAACTCCCCGAAGAGGAAGGCATTCCGACCGATGGCGATCAATTCATCGCGACGGTTGCCAGCACCGGCGTGCGCGGCGGCATGCTCATGCTTTGCCGCGGAACGCCTCGCCCCCTCGATGAGCTCAAGCAACAGCTCGAAGCTGCAGCGAAGAGCGAAGACGTCGTCTTCGGCTTCGTGACGGGCACCGTCAAAGGTGGCCTCGAAGTGGACTTGGGCGGCCTGCGGGCATTCGCTCCCGCGTCGCACGTCGACTTGCGACACGGCGCCGACTTGTCGCATCTCGTTGGCCAACGTCTCGACTTCCTCATCACGCAATACGCCAAGAAGGGCCGCGACATCGTCGTGTCCCGCAAGAAAATGCTCGACGAAGACGCTCGCCAAGCGCGCACGTCTGCGCTCAGCAAAGTCACGCCGGGCAGCGTGCACAAGGGCATCGTGCGCAAGGTCGTTGCCTGGGGCGTCTTCGTAGCTCTGCCCGATGCGGGCGGCGTCGAAGGCCTCATTCACATGACCGAAGCGAGCCACGATCGCAGCGCCAAACTCACGGACCTCTTCCGCCCCGGCGTCGAAATCGACGTCAAAGTCCTGAAGATCGACGACAAGGGCAAACTTTGGCTCTCACACAAGGCAACCACGGCCGATCCGTGGGACGCCGTGAAAGAGAAGTACGCCGTCGGCACGCGTCACAAGGGCAAGGTCGCAAGGCTTCAGCCTTTCGGTGCCTTCATCGAGCTCGAGCCAGGGATCGACGGCTTGTGCCACACCGCCGACATCGCCTTCAAAGCCGTCGAGCATCCCAGCGAGGTGGTCAAGGTCGGTGACGAGATCGACGTCGTCGTTTCGAGCTGCGATGCAGGCGCGCACAAGATCGGCCTCCACCCTGCCCTTCCAGCCGGTGAAGACGAACCTCGGCAACGCGTTCAGCAGTACAAGTCCGTCAAAGTTGCCGTCGTACAAATCACCGAAAGCGGCCTTGCCGTACGCATCCTTGGCGTCACGGGTCGTGCTGCGCGTGGATTCATCCCCGCAGGCCACACGGGCACCGCTCGTGGAACGGATCTGCGCAAGGAGTTCCCGCCCAACACGAAGCTCGATGCCAAGGTCCTCGAGATCGACCCTCGTCGCGGAGAAGCCAAGCTCTCGATCCGCGCGCTCAAGGAAGACGCCGAAAAGCAAGCGTACCAGGCGTACCGCTCGGGCGTTGCGCGCGAAGCCAAGTTCGGCACCTTCGCCGACCTCATGAAGAAAAACCAGAATTAG
- a CDS encoding ABC transporter permease, which produces MNWLFRLLSSVAIAFRSVVRNKLRASLTIVGITIGIAAVVTMTALGTAARAQIGGQIASLGSNALIVFPQSSRSSGAKTTTGSKLSEGDCQALERESTSIRAAVPFLRSSAQAVYEGKNVKVEVIGSRSTYLDVRNWNVTRGEGWTPSSENVSEKVVLIGANTSKELFGTANPVDRTIRIGKYPYRIIGVLEEKGPSPFGQSQDDVVVMPITTMRSHVRFARPGETDAIFMSATAAETTERAKKQAESILRQRHRIQEGEEDDFIIRSQAEIKELQESITGSLSTLLIGIAAVSLIVGGIGVMNIMLVSVTERTREIGIRMAIGAREADILTQFLIEALVLTTIGGLTGTAIAYGATIAIGKFAALPMEISPTALVVALVVSSSIGLVFGFVPAFQAAKLDPVQALGRE; this is translated from the coding sequence ATGAATTGGCTCTTCCGCCTCTTGTCGTCTGTCGCGATCGCGTTCCGATCGGTTGTACGAAACAAACTCCGGGCCTCTCTGACGATCGTGGGAATCACCATCGGGATTGCTGCCGTCGTCACGATGACCGCGCTCGGTACCGCAGCACGAGCTCAAATCGGCGGCCAGATCGCGAGCCTCGGCTCGAATGCGCTCATCGTCTTTCCGCAGTCGTCGCGTTCATCGGGTGCAAAGACGACGACAGGGTCGAAGCTATCCGAAGGCGATTGCCAGGCGCTCGAGCGCGAGTCGACCAGCATTCGAGCGGCCGTGCCGTTTCTTCGTTCGAGCGCCCAAGCCGTCTACGAAGGGAAAAACGTCAAAGTCGAAGTGATCGGTTCCCGCAGCACCTACCTCGACGTGCGCAATTGGAACGTCACGCGTGGCGAAGGCTGGACGCCGTCTTCGGAGAACGTCTCCGAAAAGGTGGTGCTCATCGGAGCAAACACATCGAAGGAGTTGTTTGGAACGGCAAACCCCGTCGATCGAACCATACGGATTGGCAAGTATCCGTATCGCATCATCGGCGTACTCGAAGAAAAAGGCCCGTCACCGTTTGGGCAGAGCCAAGACGACGTCGTCGTCATGCCCATCACGACGATGCGTTCGCATGTGCGTTTCGCGCGGCCGGGTGAAACCGACGCCATCTTCATGAGCGCCACGGCGGCGGAGACGACGGAACGCGCAAAGAAACAAGCGGAGTCGATTCTGCGCCAGCGTCACCGCATCCAGGAAGGCGAAGAGGACGATTTCATCATACGTAGCCAGGCCGAGATCAAAGAGCTGCAGGAGTCGATTACAGGGAGTTTGTCGACGCTGCTCATCGGCATTGCCGCGGTGTCGCTCATCGTCGGCGGCATCGGCGTCATGAACATCATGCTGGTGAGCGTCACGGAGAGGACGCGCGAGATTGGCATTCGTATGGCCATTGGTGCGCGCGAAGCGGACATCCTGACGCAGTTTCTCATCGAAGCGCTGGTGCTGACGACGATCGGCGGCTTGACCGGAACGGCCATCGCGTACGGCGCGACGATCGCGATTGGCAAATTTGCCGCTCTGCCCATGGAGATTTCACCGACGGCGCTGGTCGTCGCGCTGGTGGTGAGCTCATCGATCGGGCTCGTCTTCGGGTTTGTCCCGGCCTTTCAGGCAGCGAAGCTGGATCCCGTGCAGGCTCTCGGACGGGAATAG